In Amaranthus tricolor cultivar Red isolate AtriRed21 chromosome 5, ASM2621246v1, whole genome shotgun sequence, a genomic segment contains:
- the LOC130812785 gene encoding transcription termination factor MTERF4, chloroplastic: MSVLSQNMNIRGCTGIAKPGFSLVPMDLPFLRLREVHLPPILALPLPCNLNKKSGFKISFQQSVAERSFSSSRASKPYSGQVKKKEERASSLYMRPSLSEMKKQTMENRARVYEFLKGIGVVPDELDGLELPVTVDVMRERVDFLHKLGLTIEDINNYPLVLGCSVKKNMIPVLDYLGKLGVRKSSITEFLRRYPQVLHSSVVVDLQPVIKYLQGMDIKQADIPRVLERYPEVLGFKLEGTMSTSVAYLVGIGVGRREIGGVLTRYPEILGMRVGRTIKPFVEYLEGIGIPGLAIARLIEKRPHILGFDLKERVKPNVECLLEYNVRERSLASVIAQYPEILGSDLKSKLSTQQALFDSVLNLGSEDFGQILERMPQAVSLNKSAIMNHVDFLKICGFSLQQIKKMVVGYPQLLALNLDIMKLNFDYFQMEMGRPLDDLVDFPAFFTYGLESTIKPRHRQVAKRGLKCSLSWLLNCSDEKFDRRMSYESIELDDMESEPMFDMKSLMEPRTGESDSDYETEDYDDDDM, translated from the coding sequence ATGTCTGTATTATCTCAGAACATGAATATCAGAGGTTGCACTGGTATTGCAAAGCCTGGTTTCTCGCTAGTACCTATGGACTTGCCATTTTTGAGGCTTCGTGAAGTACATTTGCCTCCAATTTTAGCACTTCCGTTACCATGTAATCTTAACAAGAAATCAGGTTTCAAGATTAGCTTTCAGCAATCAGTGGCTGAAAGATCTTTTTCAAGCTCTCGAGCATCTAAACCTTACTCCGGCCAGGTTAAGAAGAAGGAAGAGCGTGCATCTTCCTTGTATATGCGTCCTAGTTTATCAGAAATGAAGAAACAAACAATGGAGAATCGTGCCCGTGTTTATGAGTTTCTGAAAGGGATTGGTGTTGTGCCTGATGAACTAGATGGACTAGAACTACCCGTTACAGTTGATGTCATGAGGGAACGTGTTGACTTTCTTCACAAATTGGGACTTACAATTGAGGACATTAATAACTATCCACTTGTTCTTGGCTGCAGCGTCAAAAAGAACATGATCCCAGTACTAGATTACCTTGGAAAACTTGGTGTCCGAAAGTCTAGCATCACCGAGTTCTTAAGGCGGTATCCACAAGTTCTCCACTCTAGTGTTGTTGTGGATCTTCAACCTGTAATTAAGTACTTGCAAGGAATGGATATCAAACAAGCTGATATTCCTCGTGTTTTAGAGAGATATCCTGAGGTTTTGGGATTCAAGCTTGAAGGGACCATGAGCACGTCAGTAGCATATTTGGTCGGGATAGGTGTTGGAAGAAGAGAAATCGGGGGTGTTTTAACTAGATACCCCGAGATTTTAGGTATGCGAGTAGGCCGCACCATCAAACCTTTTGTTGAGTACCTTGAAGGTATTGGCATTCCCGGGTTAGCTATTGCTAGATTAATCGAAAAACGGCCGCACATTCTTGGATTTGATTTAAAGGAAAGGGTAAAACCAAATGTTGAATGTCTTCTAGAATATAATGTTCGAGAAAGGTCACTTGCATCAGTCATTGCTCAGTATCCTGAGATTTTGGGGAGTGATCTGAAGTCCAAGCTTTCCACTCAACAAGCATTGTTTGATTCTGTCCTTAATCTAGGTTCCGAAGATTTTGGGCAAATACTCGAGAGAATGCCACAGGCTGTTAGCCTAAATAAATCAGCGATAATGAACCATGTCGATTTTCTTAAGATTTGTGGTTTCTCTTTACAACAGATTAAAAAGATGGTTGTTGGGTACCCACAGTTGCTTGCATTGAATCTTGATATAATGAAGCTTAATTTTGATTACTTTCAAATGGAAATGGGTAGACCCTTGGATGACTTGGTCGATTTTCCGGCCTTCTTCACTTATGGTTTGGAATCCACGATAAAGCCAAGGCATCGACAGGTTGCGAAAAGAGGGTTGAAATGCTCCCTTTCTTGGCTTTTAAATTGCTCGGATGAGAAGTTTGATCGAAGAATGAGTTATGAATCTATTGAACTGGATGACATGGAGTCTGAGCCCATGTTTGACATGAAATCTCTGATGGAACCGAGAACAGGCGAGTCAGATTCTGATTATGAGACTGAAGATTATGATGATGACGATATGTAA
- the LOC130812783 gene encoding probable galacturonosyltransferase 10 isoform X1, translating to MRRRNANVGRQHKRRYSNFIWLALCGFVVVLFFIVLLSKDNQPMSRPAFAKKSYRQDRILESLNVTEEMLSPTSLTRQLNDQIALAKSLVVIAKESNNLQFAWELSAQIRNSQVLLSNAATRRSPLTLRESETAIKDMALLLYQAQQLHYDSATMIMRLKAKMQSLEEQMSTVSDKSSKYGQIAAEEVPKSLYCLGVRLTTEWFRNLSAQRKLAERKLNVSKLKDNRLYHFCVFSDNILATSVVVNSTAVNSKDPEKVVFHLVTDEVNYAPMKAWFSMNDFHGVTVEVQKIEDFSWLNASYVPVLRQLQDSDTKNYYFSGNNVDNKTPIKFRNPKYLSMLNHIRFYIPEVFPALKKVIFLDDDVVVQKDLSRLFSIDLNGNVNGAVETCMETFHRYHKYLNYSHPLIRSHFDPDACGWAFGMNVFHLVEWRKRNVTGIYHYWQEKNIDRTLWKLGTLPPGLLTFYGLTEPLDPSWHILGLGYTNVDPKLIAKGAVLHYNGNSKPWLKIGIEKYKPLWEKYVNYDHPILQLCNVH from the exons ATGAGACGTAGAAATGCTAATGTTGGACGACAGCATAAACGGCGGTACTCCAACTTTATATGGTTGGCGTTGTGTGGATTCGTAGTTGTACTCTTTTTTATTGTTCTTCTTAGCAAAGATAATCAACCCATGTCCAGGCCTGCTTTTGCAAAG AAGTCTTACAGGCAAGACAGAATTTTAGAAAGTCTTAATGTTACGGAGGAGATGTTGAGCCCAACTTCACTTACAAGGCAGCTCAACGATCAAATTGCACTAGCTAAATCTCTTGTCGTGATAGCTAAAGAAAGCAACAACCTTCAATTTGCATGGGAACTAAGTGCTCAGATTCGCAACTCACAGGTCCTCCTTTCTAATGCTGCTACGAGACGTAGCCCATTGACTCTTAGGGAGTCGGAAACTGCAATCAAGGACATGGCGCTTCTGCTGTACCAAGCTCAGCAACTTCATTATGACAGTGCAACCATGATTATGAGATTAAAGGCTAAAATGCAATCTCTTGAAGAGCAAATGAGTACAGTGAGTGATAAAAGCTCTAAATATGGGCAAATCGCTGCCGAGGAAGTCCCAAAAAGCCTCTATTGTCTTGGTGTTAGGTTGACAACTGAGTGGTTTAGAAATCTGAGTGCACAGAGAAAGCTTGctgaaagaaaattaaatgtCTCAAAACTCAAAGATAACAGACTTTATCATTTCTGTGTTTTCTCTGACAATATCCTTGCAACATCAGTAGTCGTAAATTCCACTGCAGTGAACTCGAAAGACCCAGAAAAAGTTGTTTTCCACCTTGTTACTGATGAGGTTAATTATGCACCTATGAAGGCATGGTTTTCAATGAACGACTTCCATGGAGTAACAGTTGAAGTCCAAAAGATCGAGGATTTCAGTTGGCTCAATGCTTCCTATGTTCCAGTCCTAAGGCAACTCCAAGATTCGGACACCAAAAACTACTATTTTTCAGGGAACAATGTAGACAACAAAACACCTATAAAGTTCCGGAATCCCAAGTACCTCTCGATGCTTAACCATATCAGGTTCTATATCCCTGAAGTTTTCCCAGCTTTGAAGAAGGTAATATtccttgatgatgatgttgttgtTCAAAAGGATCTCTCTCGTCTATTCTCCATTGATCTAAACGGCAATGTAAATGGGGCAGTTGAAACGTGCATGGAAACATTTCATCGGTACCACAAGTACTTAAATTATTCTCACCCTTTGATTCGATCGCATTTCGACCCTGATGCCTGTGGGTGGGCCTTTGGAATGAACGTCTTCCACCTGGTGGAATGGAGGAAAAGGAATGTCACAGGTATATATCATTACTGGCAGGAAAAAAACATAGACCGGACTCTCTGGAAATTGGGCACTCTTCCACCTGGGTTACTGACTTTCTATGGGTTGACAGAGCCGTTAGATCCCTCATGGCACATTTTGGGTTTGGGATACACCAATGTGGATCCCAAATTGATTGCTAAAGGGGCTGTACTGCACTACAACGGAAATTCCAAGCCTTGGTTGAAGATCGGCATCGAAAAGTATAAACCGCTATGGGAAAAATATGTTAATTACGATCATCCTATACTACAGCTTTGTAATGTTCACTGA
- the LOC130812783 gene encoding probable galacturonosyltransferase 10 isoform X2, with product MRRRNANVGRQHKRRYSNFIWLALCGFVVVLFFIVLLSKDNQPMSRPAFAKSYRQDRILESLNVTEEMLSPTSLTRQLNDQIALAKSLVVIAKESNNLQFAWELSAQIRNSQVLLSNAATRRSPLTLRESETAIKDMALLLYQAQQLHYDSATMIMRLKAKMQSLEEQMSTVSDKSSKYGQIAAEEVPKSLYCLGVRLTTEWFRNLSAQRKLAERKLNVSKLKDNRLYHFCVFSDNILATSVVVNSTAVNSKDPEKVVFHLVTDEVNYAPMKAWFSMNDFHGVTVEVQKIEDFSWLNASYVPVLRQLQDSDTKNYYFSGNNVDNKTPIKFRNPKYLSMLNHIRFYIPEVFPALKKVIFLDDDVVVQKDLSRLFSIDLNGNVNGAVETCMETFHRYHKYLNYSHPLIRSHFDPDACGWAFGMNVFHLVEWRKRNVTGIYHYWQEKNIDRTLWKLGTLPPGLLTFYGLTEPLDPSWHILGLGYTNVDPKLIAKGAVLHYNGNSKPWLKIGIEKYKPLWEKYVNYDHPILQLCNVH from the exons ATGAGACGTAGAAATGCTAATGTTGGACGACAGCATAAACGGCGGTACTCCAACTTTATATGGTTGGCGTTGTGTGGATTCGTAGTTGTACTCTTTTTTATTGTTCTTCTTAGCAAAGATAATCAACCCATGTCCAGGCCTGCTTTTGCAAAG TCTTACAGGCAAGACAGAATTTTAGAAAGTCTTAATGTTACGGAGGAGATGTTGAGCCCAACTTCACTTACAAGGCAGCTCAACGATCAAATTGCACTAGCTAAATCTCTTGTCGTGATAGCTAAAGAAAGCAACAACCTTCAATTTGCATGGGAACTAAGTGCTCAGATTCGCAACTCACAGGTCCTCCTTTCTAATGCTGCTACGAGACGTAGCCCATTGACTCTTAGGGAGTCGGAAACTGCAATCAAGGACATGGCGCTTCTGCTGTACCAAGCTCAGCAACTTCATTATGACAGTGCAACCATGATTATGAGATTAAAGGCTAAAATGCAATCTCTTGAAGAGCAAATGAGTACAGTGAGTGATAAAAGCTCTAAATATGGGCAAATCGCTGCCGAGGAAGTCCCAAAAAGCCTCTATTGTCTTGGTGTTAGGTTGACAACTGAGTGGTTTAGAAATCTGAGTGCACAGAGAAAGCTTGctgaaagaaaattaaatgtCTCAAAACTCAAAGATAACAGACTTTATCATTTCTGTGTTTTCTCTGACAATATCCTTGCAACATCAGTAGTCGTAAATTCCACTGCAGTGAACTCGAAAGACCCAGAAAAAGTTGTTTTCCACCTTGTTACTGATGAGGTTAATTATGCACCTATGAAGGCATGGTTTTCAATGAACGACTTCCATGGAGTAACAGTTGAAGTCCAAAAGATCGAGGATTTCAGTTGGCTCAATGCTTCCTATGTTCCAGTCCTAAGGCAACTCCAAGATTCGGACACCAAAAACTACTATTTTTCAGGGAACAATGTAGACAACAAAACACCTATAAAGTTCCGGAATCCCAAGTACCTCTCGATGCTTAACCATATCAGGTTCTATATCCCTGAAGTTTTCCCAGCTTTGAAGAAGGTAATATtccttgatgatgatgttgttgtTCAAAAGGATCTCTCTCGTCTATTCTCCATTGATCTAAACGGCAATGTAAATGGGGCAGTTGAAACGTGCATGGAAACATTTCATCGGTACCACAAGTACTTAAATTATTCTCACCCTTTGATTCGATCGCATTTCGACCCTGATGCCTGTGGGTGGGCCTTTGGAATGAACGTCTTCCACCTGGTGGAATGGAGGAAAAGGAATGTCACAGGTATATATCATTACTGGCAGGAAAAAAACATAGACCGGACTCTCTGGAAATTGGGCACTCTTCCACCTGGGTTACTGACTTTCTATGGGTTGACAGAGCCGTTAGATCCCTCATGGCACATTTTGGGTTTGGGATACACCAATGTGGATCCCAAATTGATTGCTAAAGGGGCTGTACTGCACTACAACGGAAATTCCAAGCCTTGGTTGAAGATCGGCATCGAAAAGTATAAACCGCTATGGGAAAAATATGTTAATTACGATCATCCTATACTACAGCTTTGTAATGTTCACTGA